From the Desulfosarcina sp. BuS5 genome, one window contains:
- the lsrF gene encoding 3-hydroxy-5-phosphonooxypentane-2,4-dione thiolase — MDWGMKNRLGRLIKPDGHCMFLPIDHGYFQGPTTKLEKPGDTIKPLVPYADGLFVTRGVLRACVDPENSPPLILRMSGGSSVIGKDLAHEAITTSIQEAIRLNVAAVGMSIFVGSDYEYDSLVNLGKLVNECEDYGIPVMAVTAVGKELKKRDARYLSLCCRIASEFGAKVIKTYWCEDFDKVVNGCPVPVVMAGGPKCETEQEVFEFVYDGMTRGAIGLTLGRNVWQHEYPVPMIKALRAIIHADADVKDAADIYQEEKGKL, encoded by the coding sequence ATGGATTGGGGAATGAAAAATCGTTTGGGCAGGCTTATAAAACCGGACGGACACTGTATGTTTCTGCCTATTGATCATGGTTATTTTCAAGGTCCGACAACTAAATTGGAAAAACCGGGTGATACAATCAAACCCCTGGTTCCTTATGCAGACGGGCTTTTTGTAACACGCGGGGTACTAAGGGCATGTGTTGATCCTGAAAACAGTCCGCCCTTGATACTCAGAATGTCCGGGGGTTCCAGTGTAATAGGCAAGGATCTGGCCCATGAAGCTATAACCACATCCATACAGGAGGCCATCAGACTTAACGTGGCCGCCGTTGGGATGTCCATCTTCGTTGGCAGTGATTATGAATATGATTCGCTTGTAAACTTGGGCAAACTTGTGAATGAATGCGAGGATTATGGTATCCCTGTAATGGCTGTAACCGCGGTTGGAAAGGAACTTAAAAAAAGAGATGCGCGATATCTTAGTTTATGTTGCAGAATTGCCTCAGAATTCGGAGCAAAAGTGATAAAGACCTACTGGTGCGAGGATTTTGACAAGGTCGTTAATGGGTGCCCGGTTCCGGTAGTCATGGCCGGCGGCCCAAAATGTGAAACAGAACAGGAAGTTTTTGAATTTGTTTATGACGGCATGACAAGGGGAGCAATTGGTCTGACTCTGGGAAGGAATGTCTGGCAGCATGAATATCCGGTACCCATGATAAAGGCCCTGCGCGCAATAATTCACGCGGACGCGGATGTAAAAGACGCTGCCGATATTTATCAGGAAGAAAAAGGTAAATTGTAA
- a CDS encoding glycoside hydrolase family 130 protein, with protein sequence MNRSPFERYYKNPIIKRTDIPYPCSSVFNAAACKYGDEYILLLRIEDLEGKSHLTLGRSANSVDFRIDKEPWIETSQDPVFEPYERFGVEDPRITTIDGIYYITYTAFGPYGVRGAIGKTSDFDKFKRISFVTDVDNKDVVLFPEKINEEYILITRPGGFGGQRGDIWISYSPDLIYWGKSRILMSHAPGGWSSGKLGASVPPIKTQEGWLLFYHGVKRTGSGNIYRIGAALLDLERPHIVMGHTKYFILGPDESYERIGDVPNVVFPCGAILEENGRIKMYYGVSDTAIAMATADIEEIVRRCLL encoded by the coding sequence ATGAACCGTTCACCATTTGAAAGATATTATAAAAACCCCATTATCAAAAGAACAGACATCCCTTATCCCTGCAGTTCGGTCTTCAATGCCGCTGCATGTAAATATGGTGATGAATACATATTATTATTAAGGATAGAAGACCTTGAAGGAAAAAGCCATTTAACCCTTGGCAGATCTGCAAACAGTGTAGATTTTCGTATAGATAAGGAACCATGGATCGAGACATCACAAGATCCTGTCTTTGAACCTTATGAAAGATTTGGGGTGGAGGACCCGAGGATCACAACCATTGACGGTATCTATTATATTACCTATACTGCATTCGGTCCCTATGGTGTTAGGGGGGCCATAGGAAAGACATCTGATTTTGATAAATTTAAGCGCATATCTTTTGTGACGGATGTCGATAACAAGGATGTGGTATTGTTTCCGGAAAAAATCAACGAAGAATATATCTTAATTACCAGACCCGGAGGATTTGGGGGGCAAAGAGGAGATATATGGATATCTTATTCACCTGACCTTATTTATTGGGGGAAATCCAGAATACTTATGAGTCACGCCCCTGGTGGATGGAGCTCAGGTAAATTGGGGGCGTCTGTGCCACCTATAAAGACCCAGGAAGGGTGGTTATTATTCTACCACGGTGTTAAGCGCACAGGGAGCGGGAACATATACCGAATAGGGGCCGCGCTCTTAGATCTTGAAAGACCTCATATAGTCATGGGGCATACCAAATATTTCATACTCGGTCCTGATGAAAGCTATGAAAGGATTGGCGATGTCCCAAATGTTGTATTCCCATGTGGAGCAATACTGGAAGAAAACGGTAGGATAAAAATGTATTATGGTGTATCAGATACCGCGATAGCTATGGCTACTGCCGATATAGAAGAGATCGTCAGACGTTGTTTGTTATAA
- a CDS encoding glycosyltransferase — translation MRIGFISTYPPIECGIATYTQYLTDALRRNGMDVYIVSHYGGGGRNVFTAFNYEDGDLAENAFSMMTRLTPDIVHIQHEFGLYGKHFGVSVIPLIMLFRLTGIPVVTTLHTVYSKISDEHLIILSSLIENSNSVIVHEPYQFEALKAHFNKKELLNKIQVVTHGAREVEPIKNAKATMGIPSGTKVILMIGYFRPSKGFDRIIRLWPRIVEKHSLNDILLVVAGKIRGVENRDYRNMLFKEINSSAEKDTIKVIRGQISQNSFDTILSASDVVVLPYSISSQSGIVAHCLAFGKPIVTSNTLAMSSLIETIHAGLVCNTDKDYIENINAILSNDDLRKEFSENALRYVRNNISWIKIAQKHIEIYKMIVEPSVLDIDAIWMD, via the coding sequence ATGAGAATAGGTTTTATTTCTACTTATCCACCGATAGAATGTGGTATCGCTACATACACACAATACCTTACCGATGCATTAAGGCGCAACGGTATGGATGTATATATCGTCTCCCATTATGGTGGGGGGGGGAGAAATGTGTTTACGGCCTTTAACTATGAGGATGGAGACCTTGCCGAAAATGCATTTTCTATGATGACCAGGCTTACACCGGATATTGTTCATATCCAACATGAATTTGGTTTATACGGAAAACATTTTGGTGTGTCTGTCATCCCATTAATTATGCTGTTCCGACTTACAGGGATACCGGTTGTAACTACACTCCATACGGTTTATTCTAAAATTTCTGACGAACACCTCATAATTCTTTCCTCTCTCATAGAAAATTCAAATTCAGTAATAGTCCATGAGCCTTATCAGTTTGAGGCATTAAAAGCCCACTTTAACAAAAAAGAGTTATTGAATAAGATTCAGGTGGTTACTCATGGAGCCAGAGAAGTCGAGCCAATAAAAAATGCAAAGGCAACTATGGGAATTCCATCCGGCACAAAGGTCATACTTATGATTGGGTATTTCAGACCGTCCAAGGGATTCGATAGGATCATAAGGTTGTGGCCCAGGATAGTTGAAAAACACAGCTTAAATGACATATTGCTTGTGGTAGCAGGCAAGATTAGAGGTGTTGAGAACCGAGATTATCGAAACATGCTTTTTAAAGAGATAAATTCATCTGCAGAAAAGGATACTATCAAAGTAATAAGAGGACAGATATCACAGAACTCCTTCGATACAATATTATCAGCGTCTGATGTAGTAGTGCTTCCTTACTCTATAAGCTCTCAAAGCGGCATAGTCGCGCATTGTCTTGCCTTTGGGAAGCCTATTGTCACGAGTAATACACTTGCAATGTCCTCACTTATTGAAACGATACATGCAGGTTTGGTATGTAATACAGATAAAGATTATATAGAGAACATTAATGCCATTTTAAGTAACGATGATTTGAGAAAAGAATTTTCTGAAAATGCCCTGAGATATGTGAGAAATAATATATCCTGGATAAAGATAGCTCAGAAACATATAGAGATATATAAAATGATTGTTGAGCCGTCTGTTCTGGATATAGATGCTATATGGATGGATTAA
- the waaC gene encoding lipopolysaccharide heptosyltransferase I: MKKINILIVKLSAIGDVIHTLPSLNALRKRYPAAKITWLVEEAASDFVKGHRALDRVIVSKRKKWIKGLFSASVLENFHELLNFVKELRDTKYDLIIDFQTLMKSGILVALAKGKRKAGYGKGMEHMEHSYTFLNERIPPVDMNNHAILRSLMLLDSLGIKSQKIQYDLPVFKEDIEKTADLLKTTGLSGSKPVVSVNPVAKWETKLWDNKKFAELGDSLVNDYGAEIIFTGSRDDLPVIEDIISHMQTKAANLAGKTTLKMLAAVFEQADLVISTDTGPMHVAAATGTPVVAIFGPTAPWRTGPFGSMHQVVRAELECSPCFKRKCNSVDCMRNISVDQVLSAVSAVLEIEKSA, translated from the coding sequence ATTAAGAAAATTAATATACTTATTGTTAAATTAAGCGCCATCGGAGATGTGATTCACACTCTTCCTTCTTTAAACGCATTACGAAAAAGATATCCTGCGGCTAAAATTACATGGTTGGTAGAAGAAGCCGCATCGGATTTTGTCAAGGGCCATCGGGCGCTTGACCGGGTTATTGTTTCCAAACGGAAAAAATGGATTAAAGGGCTTTTTAGCGCATCGGTTTTAGAAAATTTTCATGAATTGTTAAATTTTGTTAAAGAGCTGCGTGATACAAAATATGATTTGATAATCGATTTTCAGACTCTTATGAAAAGCGGGATTCTGGTTGCCCTGGCAAAAGGCAAACGCAAAGCAGGATATGGAAAAGGCATGGAACATATGGAGCATAGCTACACATTCCTGAATGAACGGATCCCGCCGGTCGATATGAATAACCATGCTATCTTAAGGAGTTTAATGCTGCTTGACTCCCTGGGGATTAAATCTCAAAAGATTCAATATGATCTGCCGGTGTTTAAGGAGGATATAGAAAAAACAGCTGATCTTTTAAAAACAACCGGTCTTAGCGGATCAAAACCTGTAGTATCTGTTAACCCGGTGGCCAAATGGGAAACAAAATTATGGGATAATAAAAAATTTGCAGAATTAGGCGACAGTCTGGTCAATGATTATGGGGCGGAAATAATATTTACAGGAAGCAGGGATGATCTACCTGTTATTGAAGATATAATTTCCCACATGCAAACAAAAGCTGCTAACCTGGCCGGAAAAACCACATTAAAAATGCTGGCCGCAGTCTTTGAGCAGGCTGACCTGGTTATTTCAACAGATACTGGCCCGATGCATGTAGCTGCTGCAACCGGAACACCTGTAGTTGCTATTTTCGGACCGACCGCGCCATGGCGCACAGGCCCATTTGGTTCCATGCATCAGGTCGTGCGGGCAGAATTGGAATGCAGCCCATGTTTTAAGCGTAAATGCAATTCTGTAGACTGCATGCGAAACATATCCGTGGATCAGGTCCTGTCTGCAGTCTCTGCTGTTCTTGAAATTGAAAAATCAGCATGA
- a CDS encoding transposase, with protein MKIPCAKRLGFVVSGLSFLQPALTNAQMYDFTLVATALILGSRLHLTEISCMLLKEKAVSTLSYLFSNAKICTDELQMLYLLQTLNTYKISHGYFIIDDTMKHHTKFCKWIHGVFILFDHALGTNLKATCIVFLYYSDGALIKFPIAFRVYHKGTGTLMPWQRGKRCDCITKYDLAVEMMEWAILKGFPKCIVLADSWFGISPFIKELNRLNLDYVLEIKANLKIRESCKEPKLTPKGRLAKYQYDLVGLAKYFEKITTFVRCGFPADPETGQKEKALYITKASTVRLNAIPGKHRIVESHDPATQTIKYLLTNCLTWEATKIISVYSHRWVIEEFFKNAKQLSDMEGATIRSEQGATLALYLVSWIDFLLHLENYKQCTVGKLPKEPLTIPSIVRRAQNENLEAFVLRVQSDEDFVNKLVEFSRANMNRNRKKYKELVVINGDVTAPIKKAA; from the coding sequence ATGAAAATTCCATGTGCCAAACGGCTTGGTTTTGTTGTAAGTGGTCTCTCTTTTCTTCAACCCGCACTGACGAATGCCCAGATGTATGACTTTACCTTGGTTGCTACAGCATTAATATTAGGGTCACGTCTACATCTTACTGAAATTAGCTGTATGTTGCTGAAAGAGAAAGCAGTGAGCACACTTTCCTATCTTTTTTCGAATGCAAAAATTTGTACAGATGAATTGCAAATGCTCTATTTGCTTCAGACACTCAACACATACAAAATTTCTCATGGCTATTTCATCATAGATGATACCATGAAACATCATACCAAATTTTGTAAATGGATTCATGGTGTTTTCATATTGTTCGATCATGCACTTGGAACCAATTTAAAAGCAACTTGCATTGTTTTCCTCTATTATAGTGATGGGGCACTTATCAAATTCCCCATTGCTTTTCGAGTATATCACAAGGGAACCGGTACTCTTATGCCTTGGCAACGCGGTAAACGGTGTGACTGCATAACCAAATATGATCTTGCAGTAGAAATGATGGAGTGGGCCATATTAAAAGGGTTTCCAAAGTGTATTGTTCTTGCCGACTCCTGGTTTGGAATATCGCCATTTATCAAGGAGCTTAATCGGCTTAATCTTGACTATGTGCTTGAGATAAAAGCTAATCTCAAGATAAGAGAATCATGCAAAGAACCAAAGTTAACTCCAAAGGGACGATTAGCAAAATATCAATACGATCTTGTTGGATTAGCAAAATATTTTGAAAAAATAACAACCTTTGTTCGTTGTGGATTTCCTGCCGACCCGGAAACAGGTCAAAAGGAAAAAGCACTTTACATAACCAAGGCTTCAACAGTTCGCTTGAATGCCATACCTGGCAAACATCGAATAGTTGAAAGTCACGACCCTGCCACTCAAACCATCAAGTATCTCCTCACCAATTGTCTCACCTGGGAAGCCACCAAAATCATTTCTGTTTATAGCCACCGCTGGGTTATTGAGGAGTTTTTCAAGAATGCAAAGCAGTTGTCCGATATGGAGGGAGCCACTATCAGGAGTGAACAAGGCGCAACACTAGCGTTGTACCTGGTGTCCTGGATTGACTTCCTCCTCCATTTGGAGAATTACAAGCAATGCACTGTTGGAAAACTGCCAAAGGAACCATTAACGATTCCTTCAATAGTTCGCCGAGCGCAAAACGAAAATTTGGAAGCGTTTGTCTTGCGAGTACAATCCGATGAGGATTTCGTTAACAAACTGGTTGAATTCAGCAGGGCTAACATGAACCGCAATCGTAAGAAATACAAAGAGTTAGTTGTTATTAATGGGGATGTTACTGCTCCTATAAAAAAGGCCGCATAG
- the epmA gene encoding EF-P lysine aminoacylase EpmA, with translation MPKLKKHLKLRADIIRSARSFFYNKGYLEVETPLRIPAPAPETFIDAVETGDFFLQASPELCMKRLLSSGYKRIFQICRCFRQAERGEKHLPEFTMLEWYTANSNYLDMMEQCEDLIRKITRNTGFGGQIKYQGKKISLAHPWDRMSVAQAFEKFSSVSMQTALEQDRLDEIIGLEIEPNLGLEKPLFLYDYPASSGALAKLKPDNSNFAERFELYISGIELCNAFSELTDPDEQRERFEHEIRVRRLSGKKEYPMPGKFLDALHFMPEASGNALGVDRLVMLFADTAEIDDVVAFTPEDL, from the coding sequence ATGCCCAAGCTTAAAAAACACCTGAAATTGCGGGCTGATATAATCAGATCCGCGCGCAGTTTTTTTTATAACAAAGGCTATCTGGAGGTAGAGACCCCGTTAAGGATACCTGCGCCTGCGCCGGAAACATTTATAGATGCCGTTGAAACAGGCGATTTTTTTCTGCAGGCCTCACCTGAATTATGCATGAAGCGGCTGCTATCTTCCGGGTATAAGCGTATATTTCAAATATGCCGATGTTTCCGGCAAGCTGAACGAGGCGAAAAACATCTGCCTGAATTCACCATGCTCGAATGGTATACAGCTAACAGCAATTACCTGGATATGATGGAGCAGTGTGAAGATTTAATAAGAAAAATCACCCGGAATACCGGATTTGGAGGGCAGATTAAATATCAAGGTAAAAAAATTTCTTTAGCGCACCCATGGGATCGTATGAGTGTAGCCCAGGCCTTTGAAAAATTTTCTTCAGTGTCGATGCAGACGGCACTTGAACAAGACAGGCTTGATGAAATCATTGGGCTGGAAATAGAACCAAACCTTGGCCTCGAAAAGCCCCTTTTTCTTTATGATTATCCCGCGTCCTCCGGCGCCCTCGCAAAGCTGAAACCTGATAATAGCAATTTCGCAGAACGTTTTGAGCTCTATATAAGTGGAATCGAATTATGCAATGCTTTCAGCGAACTCACCGATCCTGACGAGCAGAGAGAAAGATTTGAACATGAAATAAGAGTGCGCCGCTTATCAGGAAAAAAAGAATACCCCATGCCTGGTAAATTTCTCGATGCCTTGCATTTCATGCCTGAAGCTTCCGGTAATGCCCTTGGGGTAGACAGACTTGTAATGCTGTTTGCCGACACGGCTGAAATCGATGATGTTGTGGCTTTTACGCCTGAAGATTTATAG
- a CDS encoding phosphoribosylanthranilate isomerase has protein sequence MIIENRNHPQVKVCGLTDVKEAVETASLGADAIGLVFFNKSPRNLSLHQAKEISSALPDDIATVGVFVNESYAGIMRIVESCRLNAVQLHGKEAPDLVKRLAKEDLKVIKALFVKREPSINAIDNYDASAYLVECGRGALPGGNALTWNWSEARDVGKKHPLILAGGLTPGNVAEAIESGMPDAVDVSSGVEASPGKKDLSKVKSFIATVSCCEVIKKVKRIF, from the coding sequence ATGATTATCGAGAATAGAAACCATCCCCAGGTCAAGGTCTGCGGTCTGACTGATGTTAAAGAGGCCGTTGAAACGGCATCATTGGGTGCAGATGCCATCGGTCTCGTATTTTTTAACAAAAGCCCGAGAAATCTATCCTTACATCAGGCCAAAGAAATATCTTCCGCCTTGCCTGATGATATTGCCACCGTCGGCGTATTTGTTAATGAATCTTATGCAGGAATTATGCGTATTGTTGAATCTTGCCGCCTAAATGCCGTTCAACTGCATGGGAAAGAGGCTCCTGATCTTGTTAAACGCCTTGCAAAAGAAGATTTAAAGGTCATCAAGGCTCTCTTTGTTAAAAGGGAACCTTCTATTAATGCAATTGATAATTACGACGCATCCGCATATCTGGTGGAATGCGGCCGGGGAGCGCTGCCCGGAGGGAATGCTTTGACCTGGAACTGGAGCGAGGCGCGGGATGTTGGAAAAAAACATCCTTTGATTCTGGCCGGAGGACTTACACCTGGTAATGTGGCTGAAGCAATAGAGTCCGGGATGCCGGATGCTGTAGATGTAAGTTCCGGAGTGGAAGCATCTCCAGGCAAAAAAGATCTATCAAAGGTTAAATCGTTTATTGCAACGGTTTCATGTTGTGAAGTAATAAAAAAGGTTAAAAGGATTTTTTAA
- a CDS encoding bifunctional aldolase/short-chain dehydrogenase encodes MKNLFDIEQSLVFISNFSKYPEDLALRVYTSRLLGSNRNLVLHGGGNTSVKTILPDITGADRKVIFVKGSGADLKTVAPEGFTGLNLEPLRKLCSLKNLSEDDMDNQLRIHRILADSPDPSVETVVHAFLPHKYIDHTHADSILILTNSVNGPAMLKEALGSGIAVIPYIMSGFPLAKSILAAYKKNPDIEAVVVMNHGIFTFSEDAETAYNRMIDYVTRAEDFIMERVRDKPVMSFPEPVPVHKNPEAALARLAQSIRGACTYGVDGGKRRFFVELRNNSQMVGASCSKEAEALCLTGVLTPDHVIRTKNRMVYIDSVPDKDDNLRTYLDKIIGSYKEDYHHYFITQSGKKDAKRKELDPFPRLILVSGLGLIALGYTKTDAVIAADIGEQTIKAKLYANIIGDYLPISDSHLFDMEYWPLQLKKIKKRSITILEGQTALVTGAGGAIGFGIARQLLKAGAAVVLSDIDEQSLIKVRSILSEEFDYNRIEIQIFDVTNYPSVQDAFVEISLKFGGIDILVPNAGVAHVATIEDLEPDRFDKVIDVNLKGTFNVIKAAIPVFKRQNTGGNIVVISSKNVFDPGAAFGAYSASKAGAHQISKIAAMELASIGVKVNMINPDAVFGDNDISSKLWDLIGPDRMKSRGLDSEGLKEYYRNRNLLKQSVTAEHVGNAVVFFAGDQTPTTGASLPVDGGIVAAFPR; translated from the coding sequence ATGAAAAATCTTTTTGATATTGAACAGAGCCTGGTCTTTATAAGTAATTTTTCAAAATATCCTGAAGATCTGGCTTTAAGAGTTTACACCTCCCGTCTTTTGGGAAGCAATAGAAATCTGGTTCTTCACGGAGGCGGAAACACTTCCGTGAAGACCATACTGCCTGATATAACCGGAGCGGACAGAAAAGTTATATTTGTAAAGGGAAGCGGCGCCGATCTGAAAACTGTTGCTCCCGAAGGATTTACAGGACTGAATCTGGAACCACTGCGCAAACTGTGTTCCCTGAAAAATCTCTCGGAAGATGATATGGATAATCAATTGCGAATACACAGGATATTGGCAGATTCTCCCGATCCTTCTGTTGAAACCGTAGTGCATGCCTTTTTGCCGCATAAATATATAGACCATACCCATGCCGACTCCATTCTTATTCTGACCAACAGTGTAAATGGACCTGCAATGCTGAAAGAGGCGCTGGGTTCTGGTATAGCTGTAATTCCATACATTATGTCAGGTTTTCCTTTGGCTAAATCTATTCTGGCTGCATATAAAAAAAATCCTGACATAGAAGCTGTGGTAGTAATGAACCATGGGATTTTTACTTTTAGCGAAGATGCCGAAACAGCCTACAATAGAATGATCGATTATGTAACCCGGGCGGAAGATTTTATTATGGAACGGGTGAGAGATAAACCCGTCATGAGCTTTCCCGAGCCTGTGCCGGTTCACAAAAATCCGGAAGCAGCCCTGGCCAGGCTTGCCCAGTCGATCAGGGGTGCTTGTACATATGGGGTTGATGGAGGAAAGAGGCGTTTTTTTGTTGAATTAAGAAATAATTCCCAAATGGTGGGAGCCTCCTGTTCAAAAGAGGCGGAAGCTTTATGCCTAACCGGAGTCTTGACGCCTGACCATGTAATCCGCACAAAGAACAGAATGGTATATATTGACTCTGTTCCTGATAAGGATGACAATCTCAGGACTTATCTTGATAAGATAATCGGTTCTTATAAAGAGGATTACCATCATTATTTCATTACTCAGTCCGGGAAAAAAGATGCCAAGCGCAAAGAACTGGATCCTTTTCCACGGCTCATCCTGGTATCCGGTCTGGGACTGATTGCATTAGGATACACAAAAACAGATGCAGTTATAGCAGCAGATATTGGTGAACAGACCATTAAGGCCAAATTGTACGCTAATATTATCGGAGATTATTTGCCCATATCCGATTCTCATCTTTTTGATATGGAATACTGGCCATTACAATTGAAAAAAATAAAAAAACGATCAATAACTATTCTCGAAGGTCAGACGGCCCTGGTAACAGGCGCCGGAGGCGCCATAGGTTTCGGCATAGCAAGGCAGTTACTCAAAGCCGGCGCGGCAGTTGTACTTTCCGATATTGATGAGCAAAGCCTTATTAAAGTTCGCTCCATCCTGTCGGAAGAATTTGATTATAACAGGATTGAAATTCAAATTTTTGATGTTACAAATTATCCGTCCGTTCAAGACGCCTTTGTTGAAATCAGCCTGAAATTCGGAGGGATAGACATTCTTGTTCCAAATGCCGGGGTTGCACATGTCGCCACCATTGAGGATCTGGAACCGGACAGATTCGATAAGGTAATTGATGTAAATCTCAAAGGCACTTTTAATGTTATAAAAGCTGCGATTCCTGTTTTTAAAAGGCAGAATACCGGCGGCAATATAGTTGTTATAAGTTCAAAAAATGTATTTGACCCCGGAGCGGCATTCGGCGCTTACAGTGCATCCAAGGCCGGAGCTCATCAAATTTCCAAAATAGCTGCCATGGAACTTGCATCAATAGGTGTTAAAGTAAACATGATAAACCCTGATGCTGTTTTTGGAGATAATGATATTTCGTCAAAATTATGGGATCTTATAGGCCCGGACAGGATGAAATCGAGGGGCCTGGATTCTGAAGGATTAAAAGAATACTACAGAAACAGGAATTTATTAAAACAATCGGTTACAGCGGAACATGTTGGAAATGCGGTTGTCTTTTTTGCCGGCGACCAGACGCCCACAACCGGCGCATCCCTGCCGGTGGATGGGGGGATTGTGGCAGCATTTCCCAGATAG
- a CDS encoding type III pantothenate kinase, giving the protein MLLAIDVGNTNIVAGIFEGDKLKVKWRFRTEKDSTEDEFQTRMAVFFEKSGISFADIKEVVVSSVVPSIGITIDSFCYKCFACSPLWVDASSAPNLTVLYREPAAIGADRIVNAVAAFNKYGTDLIVIDFGTATTFDAVSGNGEYLGGAISPGIKTAAEALFLNASQLPRFELSDPPEVVIGTDTVSSMESGIIYGYACLVDGMVRLIGEEMDKTPMVIATGGLATLMLDVCEIIKTVEPDLTLEGLCLIGKGSGLHS; this is encoded by the coding sequence ATGCTGCTTGCTATAGATGTGGGAAATACAAATATTGTAGCAGGTATCTTTGAGGGTGACAAACTGAAAGTAAAATGGCGGTTCAGAACTGAAAAAGATTCCACTGAAGATGAATTTCAAACACGGATGGCCGTTTTTTTTGAAAAAAGCGGGATAAGCTTTGCTGATATTAAAGAAGTCGTTGTTTCATCAGTTGTGCCTTCCATAGGTATAACCATCGATTCTTTTTGTTATAAATGTTTTGCCTGTTCTCCTTTATGGGTTGATGCAAGCTCAGCCCCAAATCTTACAGTTCTTTACAGGGAGCCGGCTGCAATAGGCGCGGACAGAATTGTGAACGCCGTGGCCGCATTTAATAAATACGGAACAGATCTGATTGTAATAGATTTCGGCACAGCGACGACTTTTGATGCCGTTTCCGGAAATGGTGAATATCTTGGGGGCGCTATCAGCCCGGGAATCAAGACTGCTGCGGAAGCGCTTTTTTTAAATGCGTCTCAACTGCCGCGGTTTGAGCTCTCGGATCCTCCTGAAGTGGTTATAGGAACTGATACTGTAAGCAGCATGGAATCAGGGATTATATACGGATATGCCTGTCTTGTGGATGGTATGGTCAGGTTGATAGGGGAAGAAATGGATAAAACCCCGATGGTAATTGCTACCGGAGGCCTGGCGACATTAATGCTGGATGTCTGTGAAATTATTAAAACGGTTGAACCGGATCTTACCCTGGAGGGGTTATGTTTAATCGGGAAGGGGTCAGGTCTTCATTCTTGA
- the trpC gene encoding indole-3-glycerol phosphate synthase TrpC has protein sequence MTSNFLNIIVNNKQEEIKSIKKIVPEETARVKALSRSGAPREKRSFFNNLAQPGPAGINIIAEIKRASPSKGLIAPDLNPVDLAKEYEQGGAAAISVLTEKNYFKGSLDDLIRARESTNLPVLRKDFIISSYQIYESAAIGADAVLLIVRILSGEQLKDYLSLCRELGLDALVEIHSEKDLENASVSGARLIGINNRNLSSFETDLSIAVRLVSMLAPGQIPIAASGIKDRIDIEKNLEAGINNFLIGESLVRAKKASDFIKSLLWTNDYRE, from the coding sequence ATGACTTCAAATTTTTTAAATATAATAGTAAATAATAAACAGGAAGAGATTAAAAGCATTAAAAAAATTGTTCCTGAAGAGACAGCCCGGGTTAAAGCCTTATCAAGATCAGGTGCGCCCAGGGAAAAACGGAGTTTTTTTAATAATCTTGCTCAGCCCGGACCAGCAGGTATAAATATTATTGCTGAGATTAAACGGGCATCCCCTTCCAAAGGGCTTATTGCCCCTGATCTTAATCCTGTTGACCTGGCTAAGGAATATGAACAGGGAGGAGCGGCAGCCATCTCTGTTTTAACGGAAAAAAATTATTTTAAGGGGAGTCTCGATGATTTAATCAGGGCCAGGGAATCAACGAATTTACCTGTGCTGCGCAAAGATTTTATTATATCTTCTTACCAGATCTATGAATCGGCCGCTATTGGAGCGGATGCGGTTCTTCTTATAGTTCGCATTTTATCCGGCGAACAACTTAAGGATTATTTAAGTCTGTGCAGAGAACTTGGTCTGGATGCGCTTGTGGAAATCCACTCAGAAAAAGATCTTGAGAATGCTTCTGTTTCCGGCGCTCGGCTTATTGGAATAAACAACAGGAATCTTAGTTCTTTTGAAACTGATTTATCTATTGCCGTCCGCCTGGTATCAATGCTTGCCCCCGGTCAGATACCGATTGCTGCAAGTGGAATAAAAGATAGAATAGATATTGAAAAAAATTTAGAAGCGGGAATTAACAATTTCTTGATTGGAGAAAGCCTGGTAAGGGCAAAAAAGGCTTCTGATTTTATTAAGTCATTACTATGGACAAATGATTATCGAGAATAG